Below is a window of Caldichromatium japonicum DNA.
CATACCCTACTGCCCCGTGCAGATGAGAGACCCGCCCTCCCTGGATCAGGCGCGGGCCAGCACCCAGAGGAAACGCTCGCCGCCGATGTCATGCGTCTCAGCCTTTTCGATGGCAAAGCCGGCATCTGACAGCTGATCGAACAGTCCGGCAGGGGTCGTGTGGCTATAAGGCAACTCTTGATCCATGAAGGTCTTGAACCCCGCAAAGCGCTCCTGATCCGTATAGTCGGCGGTGGCATAGGTGAACAGGAGCAGACCATTGGGCTTGAGCCAGTCATAGAAGCGCGCAAAGAGCGCCGGATGCTCAGGCCACGGCACATGAAACAGGCTATAGACCAGAGTAATGGCATCGAACTGGCCGGGCGCGAAGTCAAGGCTGCGCATATCGGCCTGGATACGCTCCATCTCGGGACAATGGCGGGCGGCGAGTTCGAGCATCGCGGCACAGAAATCCACCCCCACCACCGACCAATTGCGATCGAGGAAGGCGCGCGCCACCGGCTCACCCGTCCCGCAGCCGAGGTCGAGCAGCCTGCCGCGCTCGGGCAGACGGGCGATGAGATCGGCGAGAATCGCCGATAGATCGAATTGACCGCGGTTGGCCTCATAGGTCGCAGCAAGGGTCTCATAGGCCCGTTGAAGGGCGGCGCTGGGGTCTTGCATCGGGTGTGTCCTAAAATGCTTAAGGTGCCTAATGCTATCTCAAGGGCGGGGCATGCGCCTGGGGAATCGCGCAAGACCCGTCATCTCGCAGACCTGTCTGGACATTGCGTACGCACAGGCACCAAGCCGGTTGCTCGTCGCCCCAAGGATGCGCAGCGCGCACCCTGCCCACCATAAAACAACGGAGAAATCGCCCGATGCCGACCTTGCGTCTGTTGACTAACGTCGAGATCGCTGCCGAGGATCACCCTTTAGTGATGGCCGAGCTCTCCCAACGGCTCGCCGAGCTCCTGGGGAAACCCGAGTCCTATGTCATGCTGATCCTGGAGCCTGGGCGCAATTTGCTCTTTGCCGGTACCGCTGCACCTGCGGCCTATCTCGAGCTGAAAAGCCTAGGGCTTGCCGAGACCCAGACCTCTGAGCTCTCCCGACGGCTGTGCGAATGGCTGGAGGCGCGGCTTGCGATCCCTGCCAACCGGGTCTATATCGAGTTTGCTAACCCCCCGCGCCAGATGTTTGGCTGGAATAAAGGGACCTTTTGAGAAGAACCCTTATGACACGCGCGCAGCGCATCTATGCCGAGATGGGCGGCTACTATTCGCTGTTTCGGGTTCGAGGCCGCACCGGATCATCCGCTGCTGCTGTCCTTGTCGGCACAAGCCGTAAGCGAAGGACGCCCGGAGGGCAGTCCCGCGTAGCGGGATGCCGTCACGAGCGAAGCGAGGCGGCACAAAGATCGCAGAACAAAAGTGATTGAAGAGTGACATAATGAACGACACCAAAGTATCCAAACGCGCCGAACTGCACAAAACCATCTGGCGCATCGCCAACGACCTGCGTCGCCGCGTGGACGGCTGGGACTTCAAATCCTACGTGCTGGGCATCCTCTTTTACCGCTTCATCTCGGAAAACATCACCCACTACCTCAACGAGCAGGAACGCAAGGCTGGCAGCCAGGATTTCGACTACGCCCAACTCTCCGATGCCCAGGCCGAATCCGGGATGCCCAGGCCGAATCCGGCCGCGCCGAGACGGTAAAGGAGAAAGGGTTCTACATCCTGCCTTCGGAGCTGTTTGCCAACGTGCGCTAGCGCGCCCGGCACGACCCCAACCTGAATAAAACGCTGGCCCGCATCTTTGCCAACATCGAAGGCTCGGCCACCGGCACCGCCAGCGAGGACAACATCAAGGGCCTATTCGACGACCTCGACGTGAACAGTTTGAAATTGGGTCCCACCATGGCCAAGCGCAACGAAAAGCTGGTAACGAAAAGCTGGTCAAGCTGCTGGATACCATCGGCGACCTGCCGCTCTCCAAGATCTCTTCGGCGACACCTACGAATACTTGATGACGATGTATGCCTCCACCGCGGGCAAATCCGGCGGCGAGTTTTTCACCCCACAGGAAGTCTCGGAGCTGCTCGCACGCGTCACCGTCGTCGGCAAGAGCGAAGTCAACATGGCGATAAGGACGCCGGCCGTGGGCACCACGATCGCGGTGCGCACCATCGCCAAGCATCAGGAGGTCAGCTGCGTATCTGTGAGGAGGAATTGAGGAGGAATTGAGTAAGTCTGACAGAGCGGCTCATAGAGTGTGTATTGCGCGCTTCACGCCTTCAAAGACAGGCTTGCACCCTCAAACCATTGAGGCCAAGATGAGAGTTTTCGACAAGGCAGGGAGCGCTCATTGCTACAAATCTAGAGGCTACAAATCTAGAGGTAAATCATGTGCACGACGTGCGGTTGCGGACAGACGATGGATCAGGACCGAGCTATCCATGCCGATCATGGCGAGCGAGTGGGGATAGCGGTCATACAGGGGATACTGGCGGCAAACGATGCGCAAGCCGCGCATAACCGCGCGCATCTGGATGCCTGCGGTGTGCTTGCCATCAATCTCATGTCCTCGCCGGGCGCGGGCAAGACTAGCCTGCTCGAGGCGACGATCGAGGCGCTTAAAGGGGACCTGGGGATCGCGGTGATCGAGGGGGACCTCGAAACCGAAAACGATGCCGCGCGCATCCGCGCCAAGGGGGTGCCGGCGGTCCAGATCACCACGGGCAGCGCCTGTCATCTCGATGCCCCATTGGTCCATCGCGCCCTGCATCGGCTGGACCTCCAGGGGATCGACCTACTGTTTATCGAAAACGTCGGTAATCTGGTCTGTCCTGCGAGCTTCGATTTGGGCCAGCATCGCAATGTGACCCTGCTGTCGGTACCCGAGGGCGACGACAAACCCGCTAAATATCCGGTCATGTTTCGGGCCTCCGATCTGGTACTCTGTACCAAGGCGGACCTCTTGCCGCTGATGCCTGAGTTCGATCCGCAGCGTGCGCAACGGCATCTGCAAGCGCTTGCCGGCAACCTGCCCTTCCTCAAGGTCTCGGCGCGCCAACCTGCGACCCTGGCACCTTGGCTGGAATGGCTGCGGACCGAGCTGCAGGCGCAGCGCGACCGCCTACGCGAGGGACGCACCATCCGCTCGACCCAGCAAGAGCCAGGCGAACCGCGGGCAGAGGGCCATGGCGCCGCCCCTGGTCATACACATGGACCAGCACATCTCCATGGACATGTCTAAGACTCGCCCTACAGCTCAGATCCCCCGGCAAAAGCGCTGCCGGGGTATATGGCATGGAACTGCCCTTGAGCCAAACCATCACCGAGTATACCAGGATCACCATTGTGGAGGAGTTATGTCAGCGTCCATTGTCCGCAAGTTCAAGTTGTCCGCCCTGAGCTTCAGCCTCTGTGTCGTCGGCCTGGGTGAGGTCTCAACAGCCCTGGCCTTCGATTTCGGCAATATGATGAACCCGAGCCGCTGGTTCGGCGGCGGGGATCGCTATGACCGCTATTACGATGACTGGTATGGCGGACCCTGGGGCGGCCCCTATGGGCCTTATGGCTATCCTGGGTTCTACGGCGCGCCCTACAGTTGGCCAGGGTTTGGCGTTCCGCCAGTGGGCTATGGTATCACCCCGGGCTATGGCGCAGCCCCGACGCCGGCCCAACCCCAATCCTCCAATCCTAATCGGGTCGATCCCAAGGAGATCGAGACGCTCAAGAGACGTGTCGAACAGCTCGAATCGCGTCAGCAGCTACAACCGCCGATGCCCCAAGGTCAATATCAGGGACATCAGGGTCAGCAGTCTCCCGAATGGCCGAGCATGCCGGGTTTTCGCCCGATGAATCAGTATTAAAGCTGTTCGGGCCCGGCGCTGCTCAAGGCCCGGGCCGCCCTGGGCACGATGTCTGAAGTCAGCTCTCCCAACTCCTCCTAACGCGCCGAACGCCACGAGCAACTTGCTCCGATGAACATCGCGCGTGCGCCTGCCCTGAGCCTATTCGAGAACCTCGTCCGCTACTTCCCGCGGATGCTGCACGTGCTGCGCACCGAGGGGGCGCGGGTCCTGATGCGCAAGTTGCACCGGCGCCTGTCCAACCAGGCGCTCGCCGCCAAGGGTCCACCGACCTTGCTGCGTTTGGCCGAACCCTTCACCCCCATTGTCTTCCCGGATGCCGCCGCACCCTCGATCTCGGTGATTATCCCAGTGCAGCGCTCCTTGCGGAGCATCCATCATTGTTTGGCCGCGCTCGTCCATATGGAGACCCGCACCCCGTTCGAGGTCATCCTAGCGGCCGATCTAGACGATGACCGGGCATGGCGGCTTCGCCGTTATCCAGGTGTGCGCCTGATCCAATCTGCACCAGGCACTACCTTGCCCCAGCGTCTAAATCAAGCCGCACAGCGGACCCGCAGCGCCTTGATCGCGTTTCTAAGCGACGATACCCAGGTACAGCCCGGGTGGTTAGACACCTTGGTCCAGACCTTCGCCGAGACCGCGGATGCTGGGATCATCGGCAGCCGTCTGCT
It encodes the following:
- the hypB gene encoding hydrogenase nickel incorporation protein HypB; translation: MCTTCGCGQTMDQDRAIHADHGERVGIAVIQGILAANDAQAAHNRAHLDACGVLAINLMSSPGAGKTSLLEATIEALKGDLGIAVIEGDLETENDAARIRAKGVPAVQITTGSACHLDAPLVHRALHRLDLQGIDLLFIENVGNLVCPASFDLGQHRNVTLLSVPEGDDKPAKYPVMFRASDLVLCTKADLLPLMPEFDPQRAQRHLQALAGNLPFLKVSARQPATLAPWLEWLRTELQAQRDRLREGRTIRSTQQEPGEPRAEGHGAAPGHTHGPAHLHGHV
- a CDS encoding phenylpyruvate tautomerase MIF-related protein → MPTLRLLTNVEIAAEDHPLVMAELSQRLAELLGKPESYVMLILEPGRNLLFAGTAAPAAYLELKSLGLAETQTSELSRRLCEWLEARLAIPANRVYIEFANPPRQMFGWNKGTF
- a CDS encoding N-6 DNA methylase; this encodes MTMYASTAGKSGGEFFTPQEVSELLARVTVVGKSEVNMAIRTPAVGTTIAVRTIAKHQEVSCVSVRRN
- a CDS encoding type I restriction-modification system subunit M N-terminal domain-containing protein, translating into MNDTKVSKRAELHKTIWRIANDLRRRVDGWDFKSYVLGILFYRFISENITHYLNEQERKAGSQDFDYAQLSDAQAESGMPRPNPAAPRR
- a CDS encoding class I SAM-dependent methyltransferase encodes the protein MQDPSAALQRAYETLAATYEANRGQFDLSAILADLIARLPERGRLLDLGCGTGEPVARAFLDRNWSVVGVDFCAAMLELAARHCPEMERIQADMRSLDFAPGQFDAITLVYSLFHVPWPEHPALFARFYDWLKPNGLLLFTYATADYTDQERFAGFKTFMDQELPYSHTTPAGLFDQLSDAGFAIEKAETHDIGGERFLWVLARA